The following coding sequences are from one Methanosarcina sp. WWM596 window:
- a CDS encoding heavy-metal-associated domain-containing protein has translation MITKETIKVEGMSCGHCVMRVKKAIEGLEGVKKVDVSLENKQAVVEFDEGKTDVKKIKAVVQENGYEPS, from the coding sequence ATCATAACTAAGGAAACCATAAAAGTTGAAGGCATGTCCTGCGGACACTGCGTTATGAGAGTTAAAAAGGCAATTGAAGGTTTGGAAGGCGTAAAGAAAGTAGACGTGAGCCTTGAGAACAAACAGGCGGTTGTCGAATTCGACGAAGGAAAGACTGACGTAAAGAAAATAAAGGCTGTAGTTCAGGAAAACGGGTATGAGCCTTCCTGA